In Homalodisca vitripennis isolate AUS2020 unplaced genomic scaffold, UT_GWSS_2.1 ScUCBcl_1597;HRSCAF=5428, whole genome shotgun sequence, the following proteins share a genomic window:
- the LOC124371550 gene encoding uncharacterized protein LOC124371550 → MASALFLFAILVKICFSSDIRDNSFARIRNKPTFVDKTPLIYEFLKHKYLFINAPSKFGKSTNLDMIGLFLSSHRPKKVIENQFIWTKIWESEEFVRNNLGQYPVIHFNLKIRGYSSNYEHTFTSFKVSLYNAFIEHAYLLESEKLGEDQIKMLEIYTDLTNIKLLDTDTVANGLAFLADVLYQHHGKQVILLADEFGRGITEGILKNHLDLSLVVGLYSSILNTTFHNSTVISHALLCGESWIYGLKGPAVSLIERVSFMQRIEFSRFYGFTYDEVDRLMAKFNTSKEEKVEGLKWYGGYSSYDGLFKVCNPFSIIEYLSHKNTMVFWTGSALAPDLVRRMLEVDNLKRLILDLVTKKTVNMNLEKDIKIVEVEFIRNKVEELPQYCENFFLQVLTEAGFLTFAENQMQSNNVFLKFPNEEVLSAVVKYTVLKT, encoded by the coding sequence atggCATCAGCATTGTTTTTGTTTGCGATTTTAGTGAAGATTTGTTTTTCCTCGGATATTAGAGATAATTCTTTTGCTAGGATACGGAATAAGCCGACTTTTGTGGACAAGACTCCGTTAATCTACGAGTTTCTCAagcacaaatatttgtttataaatgctCCTAGTAAGTTTGGGAAGTCTACGAACCTGGACATGATAGGTTTGTTCTTGTCTAGTCACCGTCCAAAGAAAGTTATAGAGAATCAATTTATTTGGACGAAAATATGGGAGAGTGAAGAGTTTGTTAGGAACAATCTTGGACAATATCCCGTAATACACTTTAATCTGAAGATACGAGGATATTCGTCAAACTACGAACACACCTTTACATCATTCAAAGTCTCTTTGTACAATGCCTTCATAGAGCATGCCTACCTCCTAGAGAGTGAAAAGTTGGGCGAAGATCAAATAAAGATGTTGGAAATCTACACAGACCTCACTAACATCAAGCTGTTGGACACGGACACTGTTGCCAATGGTTTGGCCTTCTTGGCAGACGTGTTATACCAACATCATGgaaaacaagtaattttattaGCAGATGAATTCGGAAGAGGAATAACAGAAGGAATTCTAAAAAATCACCTCGATCTCAGCTTAGTAGTTGGGTTGTATTCTTCGATTCTCAACACCACGTTCCACAACTCTACTGTCATATCTCACGCATTGTTGTGCGGCGAAAGTTGGATATATGGATTGAAAGGGCCTGCGGTGAGTTTGATAGAACGTGTATCTTTCATGCAGAGAATAGAGTTTAGTCGCTTTTACGGATTCACTTACGATGAGGTAGACCGGCTCATGGCGAAATTCAACACTTCAAAGGAAGAAAAGGTGGAAGGTCTCAAATGGTATGGAGGCTACTCTTCCTATGATGGTTTATTCAAAGTGTGCAACCCTTTCTCAATAATAGAGTATTtgtcacataaaaatacaatggtgTTCTGGACAGGATCGGCGTTAGCCCCCGATCTAGTGCGTAGGATGCTAGAAGTTGATAATTTGAAACGGCTCATCCTTGACCTAGTCACGAAGAAGACTGTCAATATGAATTTGGAGAAAGATATAAAAATCGTGGAGGTAGAATTTATTAGAAATAAGGTCGAGGAACTGCCACAGTATTGTGAGAATTTCTTTTTACAAGTTCTAACAGAAGCAGGGTTTTTGACTTTCGCCGAAAATCAAATGCAATCaaataacgtatttttaaaatttccaaacgAAGAAGTTCTTTCTGCTgttgtaaaatatactgttttaaaaacttaa
- the LOC124371548 gene encoding uncharacterized protein LOC124371548 codes for MYVKVCIVILALVTMLCECVSALNQNKFVGIRNKLNFVDKTLLIREILKHRIVFISAPKGFGKSTNLEMIGLFLSNRHKKSEIAIHFKETKISDEKEFVKAHLGEYPVIQCDLLAESDFTSFESVLASFKESLHSAFVEHRYLLKSEKIPKEMKTILKQYTNLTDILQANSTEEVVEGLDFLSEILHKHYAKPVVLLVNGFGQAVTENIIQKSEDVTSILNLYSLMIRTTFVNSSTISHVVLSGETWLYGLKGTPLTLIDYAGFLQRPEFSLFYGFTHNEADDLMRRFKVQGIKEKRLTSGSADTPALMGKFKCSIQLHYLNFSNTNI; via the coding sequence ATGTATGTGAAAGTCTGTATAGTAATATTAGCACTAGTTACAATGTTATGTGAATGTGTCAGTGCTTTAAATCAAAACAAGTTTGTTGGAatcagaaataaactaaattttgtagATAAAACTTTACTGATTAGAGAAATTTTGAAACACAGGATAGTTTTCATAAGTGCTCCTAAAGGTTTTGGAAAGTCCACAAATCTTGAAATGATCGGTTTGTTCTTATCGAACCGCCACAAAAAGAGTGAGATAGCGATACATttcaaagaaactaaaatatcAGATGAAAAGGAATTTGTAAAGGCTCACCTCGGTGAGTACCCAGTGATCCAGTGCGATCTTTTAGCGGAAAGTGATTTCACTAGTTTTGAGTCAGTACTAGCCTCATTTAAAGAGTCACTTCACAGTGCCTTTGTGGAGCACAGATACTTACTAAAGAGTGAGAAAATCCCTAAGGAAATGAAGactattttgaaacaatacaCTAACTTAACAGATATTCTACAAGCGAACAGCACCGAAGAAGTCGTTGAAGGCCTGGACTTTCTATCGGAAATACTTCACAAACATTATGCCAAACCTGTAGTATTGTTGGTAAACGGGTTTGGCCAAGCAGTGACCGAAAATATTATTCAGAAAAGTGAAGATGTCACTTCTATTTTAAATCTGTACTCGTTGATGATTCGAACCACGTTTGTAAATAGCAGTACAATTTCTCATGTGGTGTTAAGTGGGGAGACTTGGCTCTACGGACTAAAAGGCACACCTTTGACTTTAATAGATTACGCCGGTTTCCTGCAAAGACCAgagtttagtctcttctacggatTCACTCACAATGAAGCAGATGACCTGATGAGGAGATTTAAAGTTCAAGGGATCAAAGAGAAGAGGCTTACAAGTGGTTCGGCGGATACTCCAGCCTTGATGGGAAAGTTCAAGTGTTCAATCCAACTTCATTACTTAAATTTCtccaatacaaacatttaa